The Hymenobacter oligotrophus genome has a window encoding:
- a CDS encoding RidA family protein, with translation MSLLAPDSSAHNSSRAPEPVGLYPHARRVGNLLFLSGVGPRQRGQKHVPGVELDEDGNILRYDFESQCHAVFQNVRYIVEEAGARWEDLVDVTVFLTNMRDDFQTYNRLYAQYFATSQPCRTTVEINRLPTPIAIELKCVAWVGER, from the coding sequence ATGAGCCTACTCGCCCCCGATTCATCCGCCCACAACTCGTCGCGCGCCCCCGAGCCGGTGGGCCTGTACCCGCACGCCCGCCGCGTGGGCAACCTGCTGTTTTTATCGGGGGTGGGGCCGCGCCAACGGGGCCAAAAGCACGTGCCCGGCGTGGAGCTCGACGAAGACGGCAACATCCTGCGCTACGATTTCGAGAGCCAGTGCCACGCCGTGTTCCAAAACGTGCGCTACATTGTGGAGGAGGCCGGCGCCCGGTGGGAAGACCTCGTGGACGTAACCGTGTTCCTGACGAACATGCGCGACGACTTTCAGACCTACAACCGCCTCTACGCGCAGTACTTCGCCACCAGCCAGCCCTGCCGCACCACCGTCGAGATAAACCGCCTGCCCACGCCCATAGCCATCGAGCTGAAGTGCGTTGCCTGGGTGGGCGAGCGGTAG
- a CDS encoding chemotaxis protein CheB: protein MQPDSSGGNTPQAPAQGTNPPEAPSAEPITEEMAPVVSDDDADDAGPDSAEAAPAAGVRAPAEAAERFPVVALGGSAGSMEALEEFFRHLPATTGAAYVVVVHLAPDAESHLPGILQQQTPMPVLEVKDGMRIRPNHVFVIPPAHDMCLTHGVFGLLEPTQPRGHRLPIDHFLQSLAKDVRARAVCIILSGMGSDGTIGLKMVMENFGTVMVQSPETTAYDAMPRSAIATEFVDYVLPPAQLANQVVEYLQQPLVRRPRRDEPVPTAAQPSHALQKIFLLIRSRTGHDFSLYKRNTIFRRIERRMNAHQISEFTQYVRYLQDTPHEVDLLFKELLIGVTKFFRDHEAFAALRRHLGPLLRSKAPDSTVRVWAPGCSTGEEAYSLAMVLQECLDELPEKYLKLQVFATDINPEAVEYARVGVYPENIVADVSEGQLRRFFQKLDGSYQVRKDLRDTVIFAVHDINKDAPFIKLDLLCCRNLLIYLSAELQKNLLPVFHYALNTGGLLFLGPSENLAGFQDLFTPLEVKWKVSRRNDVPYSMARIVNFPFSLSRQAAASISTTTMNAPARKEGPFATLVQKALLRTFAPPTVVINTKGEILFVNGRTGKYLEPAPGLGAMNVFDMAREELGFEISSAVHRASTQREDVVVENVRLKTDNGYQLLRLAVKYLDQPEPLAGLMLVVFEDVAPPRKLRRRPAHPDDLGADTMVQALEKELQYTKQRLQTTIEEMESSLEELKSTNEELQSANEELQSTNEEAMTNKEEMQSLNEELMTLNVQYLNKTEELSQAANDMKNLLDATEIATIFLNHDLVITRFTPSVSRIIPLLPTDVGRPITHFAHNLRRETLAQDVQQVLDRLTPLDTSIQTHGGEWFAMRIMPYRTLDNYISGAVITFTDITLIKRMEQRMQTSAAFAESIVETLRDPLLVLDDELHVLMVSRRFGEAFQVENHLCRGRRLDELHQGAWRMPGLQTALGQLLRTGEGFDDLPLEGHFAGLGPVRMLLYGRRITSKGADTGQLLLGISELHLGANPTSQG, encoded by the coding sequence ATGCAACCCGATTCTTCTGGCGGTAACACCCCGCAGGCGCCTGCGCAAGGCACCAACCCACCCGAAGCGCCTTCGGCCGAACCCATAACCGAGGAAATGGCCCCGGTGGTATCGGACGACGATGCCGACGACGCCGGGCCCGACTCGGCGGAGGCAGCGCCTGCCGCCGGCGTACGGGCGCCCGCCGAAGCCGCCGAGCGTTTTCCGGTGGTAGCCCTAGGTGGCTCGGCCGGCTCCATGGAGGCGCTGGAAGAGTTTTTCCGGCACTTGCCAGCCACTACCGGCGCCGCCTACGTGGTGGTGGTGCACCTAGCTCCCGATGCCGAAAGCCACCTGCCCGGCATTTTGCAGCAGCAAACCCCCATGCCCGTGCTGGAGGTAAAGGACGGCATGCGCATTCGGCCGAACCACGTGTTCGTGATACCGCCCGCCCACGACATGTGCCTCACGCACGGCGTGTTTGGGCTGCTCGAGCCCACGCAGCCGCGCGGCCACCGCTTGCCCATCGACCATTTTTTGCAGAGCCTGGCCAAAGATGTGCGCGCCCGCGCCGTGTGCATCATCCTCTCGGGCATGGGCTCCGATGGCACCATTGGCCTGAAAATGGTGATGGAGAACTTCGGGACGGTGATGGTGCAGTCGCCCGAAACCACCGCCTACGACGCCATGCCGCGCTCGGCCATTGCCACCGAGTTTGTGGATTACGTGCTGCCGCCCGCGCAGCTGGCCAACCAAGTGGTGGAGTACCTGCAGCAGCCGCTGGTGCGGCGCCCCCGCCGCGATGAGCCCGTGCCTACGGCCGCCCAGCCCAGCCACGCTCTGCAGAAGATCTTCCTGCTGATTCGCTCGCGCACCGGCCACGATTTTTCGCTGTACAAGCGCAATACCATTTTTCGGCGCATCGAGCGGCGCATGAACGCGCACCAAATCAGCGAGTTTACGCAGTACGTGCGCTACCTGCAGGACACCCCCCACGAGGTGGATTTGTTGTTCAAGGAGCTGCTCATTGGCGTTACCAAGTTCTTCCGCGACCACGAAGCCTTTGCCGCCCTGCGCCGGCACCTAGGGCCCCTGCTGCGCAGCAAAGCCCCCGATAGCACCGTGCGGGTGTGGGCCCCGGGCTGCTCTACCGGCGAAGAGGCCTACTCCTTGGCCATGGTGCTGCAGGAGTGCCTCGATGAGCTGCCCGAAAAGTACCTCAAGCTGCAGGTATTCGCCACCGACATCAACCCCGAGGCCGTGGAGTATGCTCGGGTAGGGGTGTACCCCGAAAACATTGTGGCCGATGTGAGCGAGGGGCAACTGCGGCGCTTCTTTCAGAAGCTCGACGGCAGCTACCAAGTACGCAAAGACCTGCGCGACACGGTGATTTTTGCCGTGCACGACATCAACAAGGATGCGCCCTTCATCAAGCTCGACTTGCTCTGCTGCCGCAACCTGCTCATTTACTTATCGGCCGAGCTGCAGAAAAACCTGCTGCCGGTGTTTCACTACGCCCTCAACACCGGGGGGCTGTTGTTTTTAGGTCCTTCGGAAAACCTCGCGGGCTTTCAGGATTTGTTTACGCCCTTGGAGGTGAAGTGGAAGGTTTCGCGCCGCAACGATGTGCCGTATTCCATGGCGCGCATCGTCAACTTTCCTTTCTCGCTTTCGCGCCAAGCGGCGGCCTCTATCAGCACTACCACCATGAATGCTCCTGCCCGGAAGGAAGGTCCGTTTGCCACGCTTGTCCAAAAAGCGCTGCTGCGCACATTTGCGCCGCCCACCGTGGTTATCAATACCAAGGGCGAAATCCTGTTCGTGAACGGGCGCACCGGCAAGTACCTCGAGCCGGCGCCCGGCCTAGGTGCCATGAACGTGTTCGACATGGCCCGCGAAGAGCTGGGCTTTGAGATTAGCAGCGCCGTGCACCGGGCCAGCACCCAGCGCGAAGACGTGGTGGTGGAAAACGTGCGCCTGAAAACCGACAACGGCTACCAGCTGCTGCGCCTCGCCGTGAAGTACCTCGACCAACCCGAGCCGCTGGCCGGGCTGATGCTGGTGGTGTTCGAGGATGTGGCCCCGCCCCGCAAGCTGCGCCGCCGCCCCGCCCACCCCGACGACCTAGGCGCCGATACCATGGTGCAGGCCCTCGAGAAAGAGCTGCAATACACCAAGCAGCGCCTGCAAACCACCATCGAGGAAATGGAGTCGTCGTTGGAGGAGCTGAAGAGCACCAACGAGGAGCTGCAATCGGCCAACGAGGAGCTGCAAAGCACCAACGAAGAGGCCATGACGAACAAGGAAGAAATGCAGAGCCTCAACGAGGAGCTGATGACCCTGAATGTGCAGTACCTCAACAAAACGGAGGAGCTGTCGCAGGCGGCCAACGACATGAAAAACCTGCTCGATGCCACGGAAATTGCCACCATTTTCCTGAACCACGACCTCGTCATCACCCGCTTCACGCCTTCGGTAAGCCGCATTATTCCGCTGCTGCCCACCGATGTGGGCCGCCCCATTACGCACTTTGCCCACAACCTGCGCCGCGAAACCCTCGCCCAGGACGTGCAGCAGGTGCTCGATCGGCTTACCCCGCTCGATACCTCCATCCAAACCCACGGCGGCGAGTGGTTTGCCATGCGCATTATGCCTTACCGCACGCTCGATAACTACATCAGCGGAGCGGTAATCACCTTCACCGACATTACCCTGATTAAGCGCATGGAGCAGCGCATGCAAACCAGCGCTGCCTTTGCCGAAAGCATCGTGGAAACCCTGCGCGACCCGCTGCTGGTGCTCGACGACGAGCTGCACGTGCTGATGGTGAGCCGGCGCTTCGGCGAGGCGTTTCAGGTGGAAAACCACCTCTGCCGCGGCCGCCGCCTCGATGAGCTGCACCAAGGCGCCTGGCGCATGCCGGGCCTGCAAACCGCCCTAGGGCAACTGCTGCGCACCGGCGAAGGCTTCGACGACTTGCCGCTGGAGGGGCACTTTGCCGGCCTAGGGCCCGTGCGCATGCTGCTCTACGGCCGGCGCATCACCAGCAAAGGCGCCGATACCGGCCAGCTGCTGCTGGGTATTAGCGAGCTGCACCTAGGCGCCAACCCCACCAGCCAGGGTTAA
- a CDS encoding chemotaxis protein CheB — translation MHQPPRLVVIGTSAGGMPALGRLVAQLPASLEAAVLVVQHLAPESLGQILVDRLAKQTELVCHLGAHGQHLHAGHLYLAPADRHMLVKDGHVFITKGPRENHYRPAVDALFRSAAAVYGARTIGVVLTGMLHDGTAGLEFIKRAGGITVVQDPQEAEFSSMPESALSNVQIDHVVPLSSMGPLLQQLTQAPAPQQVAIPPDILLEAQIAERVVGSTDDVEKLGRQVPLTCPDCGGSLWEMQHGEVLRYRCHTGHAFTADSLMRVTQDSLEESMWVAVRMLEERKNLLASMSRRGEGFGSPQQEERIEELKVHINRLRQFLLNGAAGRPAEHGDMQVSS, via the coding sequence GTGCATCAACCCCCGCGCCTCGTTGTAATCGGAACTTCTGCCGGCGGCATGCCAGCCCTCGGCCGTTTGGTAGCGCAACTCCCCGCCAGCCTCGAAGCGGCCGTGCTGGTGGTGCAGCACCTAGCTCCCGAGTCCTTAGGTCAAATCCTCGTCGATCGGCTGGCCAAGCAAACCGAGCTGGTGTGCCACCTAGGGGCACATGGGCAGCACCTGCACGCCGGGCACCTGTACTTAGCCCCCGCCGATAGGCACATGCTCGTGAAGGATGGGCACGTGTTCATCACCAAAGGGCCGCGCGAAAACCACTACCGGCCCGCCGTGGATGCGCTGTTTCGCTCGGCGGCGGCGGTGTACGGCGCGCGCACCATTGGGGTGGTACTCACGGGCATGCTGCACGATGGCACGGCCGGGCTCGAGTTTATTAAGCGCGCCGGCGGCATTACCGTGGTGCAAGACCCCCAAGAGGCCGAGTTTTCGAGCATGCCCGAAAGCGCCCTCAGCAATGTGCAAATCGACCATGTGGTGCCCCTAAGCAGCATGGGGCCGCTGTTGCAACAGCTTACGCAGGCCCCTGCCCCGCAGCAAGTGGCCATACCGCCCGATATTTTACTGGAAGCTCAAATTGCCGAACGCGTGGTAGGAAGCACCGATGATGTAGAAAAGCTAGGGCGCCAGGTACCACTTACCTGCCCCGATTGCGGCGGCAGCCTGTGGGAAATGCAGCACGGCGAGGTGCTGCGCTACCGCTGCCACACCGGCCACGCGTTTACGGCCGATAGCCTGATGCGCGTAACCCAAGACAGCCTCGAGGAAAGCATGTGGGTAGCCGTACGCATGCTCGAGGAGCGCAAAAACTTGCTGGCCAGTATGTCGCGCCGCGGCGAAGGCTTCGGCTCGCCGCAACAGGAGGAGCGCATTGAGGAGCTGAAAGTGCATATTAACCGGCTGCGGCAGTTTTTGCTGAACGGCGCTGCCGGCCGCCCCGCCGAGCACGGCGACATGCAGGTATCGTCGTAG
- a CDS encoding STAS domain-containing protein gives MLGFPSQRLSHLRVLSVDLNTVDPVQLARSLAHDRDIPSIPLCIEVDCHELRCLRTHGLAHLVSGLLHLRRAGVGVRLRNVSQPLHRLLQLLCVHPLFDIERHVPLLRVPALQPAA, from the coding sequence ATGCTTGGTTTCCCCTCTCAGCGCCTATCCCACCTCCGTGTTCTTTCGGTAGACCTAAATACGGTTGACCCCGTACAGCTGGCCCGCTCGCTGGCCCACGACCGCGACATCCCGAGCATTCCGTTGTGCATCGAGGTCGATTGCCACGAGTTGCGCTGCCTGCGCACCCACGGCCTGGCCCATTTGGTATCGGGGCTGCTGCACCTGCGGCGGGCCGGCGTGGGCGTGCGCCTGCGCAACGTAAGCCAGCCCTTGCACCGCTTGCTGCAGCTGCTGTGCGTGCACCCCCTGTTCGACATCGAGCGGCACGTGCCGTTGCTGCGCGTACCTGCCTTGCAGCCAGCGGCCTAG
- a CDS encoding response regulator — protein MIRLILADDHAIIRDGIKALLADVPDFDVVGLVGNGQELLERLADTPADVVLMDLNMPVMSGFDALPVLRERFPEVRVLVLSMLDHEKYVHQVLEAGAMGYVLKNAGKDEIVYAIRTVAAGRPFLCTELGIGVLHKLVQNPSSSAPAGKKATDLSNRETEVLRLIAEGMTNAEIADKLFTSKRTIETHRQNIIEKTNAKNTAALIKYAMENGLLA, from the coding sequence ATGATTCGCCTCATCCTTGCCGACGACCACGCCATTATTCGCGACGGTATCAAAGCCTTGCTAGCCGATGTGCCCGATTTTGACGTGGTGGGTTTGGTTGGCAACGGGCAGGAGCTGCTCGAGCGCCTGGCCGACACGCCCGCCGACGTGGTGCTGATGGACCTGAACATGCCCGTGATGAGCGGCTTCGACGCGCTGCCCGTGCTGCGCGAGCGGTTTCCGGAGGTGCGCGTGCTCGTGCTCTCGATGCTCGACCACGAAAAGTACGTGCACCAGGTGCTGGAGGCCGGGGCCATGGGCTACGTGCTGAAAAATGCCGGCAAAGACGAAATCGTGTACGCCATTCGTACCGTAGCGGCCGGGCGGCCTTTTTTGTGCACCGAGCTGGGCATCGGGGTGCTGCACAAGCTGGTGCAAAACCCCAGCAGCAGCGCCCCGGCCGGCAAAAAAGCCACCGACCTCTCGAACCGCGAAACCGAAGTGCTGCGCCTAATTGCCGAGGGCATGACCAACGCCGAAATTGCCGACAAGCTGTTTACCAGCAAGCGCACCATCGAAACGCACCGGCAAAACATCATCGAGAAAACCAACGCCAAAAACACGGCGGCCCTCATCAAATACGCCATGGAAAACGGCCTGCTTGCCTAA
- a CDS encoding KGG domain-containing protein, producing the protein MATNNQNMRGSSEQHSKAGKMGGEARSTQSSTQSSTQKSGSSNRGFASMDPEQQRRIASEGGKASHASGRGHEWTSEEARAAGRKGGQASGSNRNKQQ; encoded by the coding sequence ATGGCAACGAACAACCAAAACATGCGCGGCTCGTCGGAGCAGCACTCGAAAGCTGGTAAAATGGGCGGCGAAGCCCGCAGCACGCAGAGCAGCACCCAAAGCAGCACCCAAAAATCGGGCAGCAGCAATCGTGGTTTTGCTTCCATGGACCCCGAACAACAACGGCGCATTGCTTCCGAAGGCGGCAAAGCATCGCACGCCAGCGGGCGTGGGCACGAGTGGACGTCGGAAGAAGCCCGAGCGGCTGGCCGCAAGGGCGGGCAGGCGAGCGGCTCCAACCGCAACAAGCAGCAGTAA
- a CDS encoding cyanophycinase: MPNTKKKTVSQSTNPSCPPPKGILIAIGGREQKQVNGTESEAAEQDDFASDSILQRFVDELRGEGPVVVVPTASEEPVESGRDYVKVFTELGVKQVEVLDIRSRDEVDTEENFDLIERAAGIMFTGGDQLRLTAIYGGTELLKRIKERYTNTHFVIAGTSAGAAAMSTPMLYQGRNDAGYLKDEIHVTTGLQFLHDVAIDTHFVARGRIVRMAQVIATNPGCVGLGLEEDTAVVVTDGTELEVIGNGIIVVVDGRQCSGNTIHLVKPGEVFSVRDMHVHLLARGERYTLPIDAHRYR; the protein is encoded by the coding sequence ATGCCGAACACCAAGAAAAAGACAGTTAGCCAGAGCACGAACCCGAGTTGCCCGCCGCCCAAGGGCATCCTAATTGCCATTGGCGGGCGCGAGCAAAAGCAGGTAAACGGCACCGAAAGCGAAGCCGCTGAGCAGGACGATTTCGCCTCCGACAGCATTTTGCAGCGCTTTGTGGATGAGCTGCGGGGCGAAGGCCCGGTGGTGGTAGTGCCCACCGCCTCCGAAGAGCCCGTGGAGTCGGGCCGCGACTACGTGAAGGTGTTCACCGAGCTGGGCGTAAAGCAGGTGGAGGTGCTCGATATCCGCTCGCGCGACGAGGTAGATACCGAAGAAAACTTCGATCTGATTGAGCGGGCCGCCGGAATTATGTTCACGGGCGGCGACCAGCTGCGCCTCACGGCCATTTACGGCGGCACCGAGTTGCTCAAGCGCATCAAAGAGCGGTACACCAACACGCACTTCGTAATTGCGGGCACCAGCGCCGGCGCGGCCGCCATGTCGACGCCCATGCTTTACCAGGGCCGCAACGATGCCGGCTACCTCAAGGATGAAATCCACGTAACCACCGGCCTGCAATTTCTGCACGACGTGGCCATCGACACGCACTTTGTGGCCCGCGGCCGCATTGTGCGCATGGCCCAGGTAATTGCCACCAACCCCGGCTGCGTAGGCCTCGGCCTCGAAGAAGACACCGCCGTGGTGGTTACCGACGGCACCGAGTTAGAAGTTATCGGCAACGGCATTATCGTGGTAGTGGATGGCCGCCAGTGCAGCGGCAACACCATTCATTTGGTGAAACCTGGCGAGGTGTTTTCGGTGCGCGACATGCACGTACACCTGCTGGCCCGCGGCGAGCGGTATACCCTGCCCATCGATGCCCACCGGTACCGCTAG
- a CDS encoding energy transducer TonB — MIRTLRLAFLLACLGAAPATSALAQQKLKYPKASPTDIYDAVEKPAEPLGGVEAYGRYLGDKLTYPTAALQAGVQGTTEVTFVVEKTGYTSGWQVTKSLSPECDAEALRLVKAGPRWKPAQHRGGVVRQRVTVPITFQIPAGAGATAQAGGAAQSPSTPAANAPDGGGFETITPDEPARPVNGTDAFFEWVQQNLKYPAQARQRKVEGRVTMEFTVEKDGTLSNIKPVKRLGSGCDEEAIRLVKSAPKWLPAKYKGQPIRQKMVLPIVFQL, encoded by the coding sequence ATGATTCGAACGCTCCGCCTTGCCTTTTTGCTTGCCTGCCTAGGTGCCGCCCCCGCTACCAGTGCCTTGGCCCAGCAAAAGCTAAAGTACCCCAAAGCCTCGCCCACTGATATTTACGACGCCGTGGAAAAGCCCGCCGAGCCCTTGGGCGGCGTGGAGGCCTACGGCCGCTACCTCGGCGATAAGCTAACCTACCCCACCGCGGCTTTGCAAGCGGGCGTGCAGGGCACCACGGAGGTAACGTTTGTGGTGGAGAAAACCGGCTACACCTCGGGCTGGCAGGTAACTAAAAGCCTCTCGCCCGAGTGCGACGCCGAAGCCCTGCGCCTGGTGAAAGCCGGCCCTAGGTGGAAACCCGCCCAGCACCGCGGCGGCGTGGTGCGCCAGCGCGTAACGGTGCCCATCACGTTCCAGATTCCGGCGGGCGCAGGCGCTACGGCCCAAGCCGGCGGCGCGGCGCAGTCTCCGTCTACGCCGGCTGCCAACGCGCCCGACGGCGGCGGCTTCGAAACCATTACGCCCGACGAGCCGGCCCGCCCCGTAAACGGCACCGATGCCTTTTTTGAGTGGGTGCAGCAAAACCTGAAGTACCCGGCCCAGGCCCGCCAGCGCAAAGTGGAGGGCCGTGTAACCATGGAGTTTACCGTGGAGAAAGACGGCACGCTCAGCAACATCAAACCCGTGAAGCGCCTGGGCTCGGGTTGCGACGAAGAAGCCATCCGGCTCGTGAAATCGGCCCCGAAATGGCTGCCGGCCAAGTACAAGGGCCAGCCCATTCGGCAAAAAATGGTGCTGCCCATCGTGTTTCAGCTGTAG